The genomic segment TCTGTACACTCACAGGAAGCGTAATTACTAAACTGCCCCACCCCGGAGATCACCCCATTGGAACAGGCTGAGCGGATTGAACAACTGCTCGATGACTGGAATGATCTGCTGGAATCCAATCCCGCAGCCGAGCTCGATGCTTTCATCCGTCAGCATGCCACTCACCTCACCGCTACGGAGCTGATTCAGTTCCGGCGAGTCGCCTGTCAACTGGCCGATCTGGACCGTCGCCTTGGAGAACTGGTGGAGAACAGTTCCGCGTATCCTTCCGCAAATCTAGAATCTTCGCGAGAGCACGTAGTTTTTCTACGGCCAGGACTCGAACCAGTTCCTGGTTATCAGCTGCTCGAACCGCTCGGCCAGGGCGGATTTGGCCAGGTCTGGAAGGCCTTCGGACCAGGCGGCTTTCCAGTGGCTCTCAAATTTGTGCGTCTGGGAGATCAGGCTGGACAGGCCGAGCTGCAATCACTGGAGATCATCCGCGAAATTCGTCATCCCCATCTCTTGAGTATTTTCGGGACCTGGCAGATCGAGGATCGTCTTGTGATTGCCTCTGAACTCGCAGACGAGTCGCTGCAGGGCCGTTTCGAGTTGGCACGTCAGCACACCGGCCGGGGGATTCCACCTCGGGAACTCCTCCGCTACATGATGGAAGCCGCCCAGGGAATCGACTTCCTCAATCAGCCGCGGGGCGACAGCCGGCCGGGGGTTCAGCATCGGGACATCAAACCGCAGAACCTACTGTTATCTGGCGGTAGCATCAAACTCGGTGATTACGGCCTGGTCCGGCCTCTCACTCATGACATCACCGGGCACACGGGACGGCTGACGCTCGCGTTTGCAGCACCAGAGTTCCTGGAGGGCAAGACCAGCCACCGCAGCGATCAATACTCGCTGGCGATTACCTACTGCTACCTGCGGACAGGCGTTTTGCCGTTCTCCGGGAGTGAGATTGAGATCATTGACGGTCACCGTAACGGCCAGCCTGATCTGACGGAACTCGATCCGGCCGCACGTGAGGTGGTCGAGCGGGCCTTGTCGAAGTCTCCCGAGGATCGCTGGCCATCCTGCCAGGCATTCGTGAAATCATTGATCCGTGCGATGGCCGCTCCGTCTGCTGGAAGTCCTGCAACGCCAAATCTGCTTCAATCCCAGCGAGAATCGTCGCTTCGACTGAAGATTTGGAAGTGGCCGCTCGTCGGAGTGATCGCACTCGTGGCATTCTCGGCCCTCGTAGTCGTCCTGCCCGAAGTGACCCCCAACTTCATCGGCAACTTTCGCCTGCCTCCTCCTTCCGTCGCCGCTAATCACGCTCCACCTGTTCCGGCGGTTCGAGTCGCAAACAATCCGAATGGGAAATTTCTGGTGCCGGAACTGGAGAAGGACGAGCAGGAGAAACTGGTACTTGAACCAGAGTTGGCCCCGGGCTGGCGACGGCTCTTCAATGGTAAGAACATTGATGGCTGGTGGGTCCAGGGACGTCCAGGCTGGAGTGTCGCAAACGGGACCGTCGTCAGCCATGCGACGTCGCCCGATGATACCGGCTACCTCATGACGGCTGACCAGTATCAGAACTACGAGTTGCGGCTCGAATTCCGGCTCTCACCCGACAGCGACAGTGGAATATTCCTGAATGCGTTGCCGGAACACCCCGTCGATGGTTCGCAGTTCCTGGAAGTGGAATTAGCTGGCAATCAACGTCCCGGTAGCTCCCCGCCCTCAGCATCCAGCCGATCCGGGAGTTTGGTCGGTATCGGGGCCGCGGACCCGATCGACCTGCCGACTGGAACCTGGCACGTTATGGAAATCTCCAAGCATGATCGCAGGATCGTCATCTCGATGAACGGTCGGGTCGTACTTGATCAATCAACAGCTGATGCTTCCCAGGGACATATTGGGTTGCAGCTTTCTCCGACCCGCTGTGAGTTTCGGAACATTCAGATCCGGGCGAACGGTCCCGTTCCGCTCTCGCCCTCCGAGTCAAAGTTAATCGATGCTTTGCAGGGGACCTGGGAATTGAAATCAGAAAGTGTCCATGATGGGCCGGTCTCCGCAGAAATCCTTGCCCGTCGTGACAAGCGGCTGACGATCACACGCGATGAGTTTTGGATCGAATACAACAGTCTCAACTCCGACCACGTCAGCGAGGAAACAGGCATAATCGTCCTGGACCACAAGACAAATCCAGTCACAGTCGACATGCCTTACCGGAACAACCAGGGGAAGAGGCTTGTCTATCGTGGCGTCCTTCGTCTTGAAGGGAATCGACTCCGGCATCGCTTCATCAAGATTGATCCTGGTGATTCATCCAAGCACCCTCCCCAGTCTTTTGACGCTCCCTTGCGTCCCGGAGTCTGGGAAAACGTGTACGAACGGGCGAACTGACTTTCGCTAAGGTTGCGAGATCGCAAGGGAGACTCACTTCAACGGCTAAAGAAGCCGGCAGAGCAATGTTCCGCACCTTTGAAGACTTACCACGATGAACAACGGCCCCGGGTATACCACAATTCTGCAGAGCCTGCTTGACCGCCTTAACCGTGGGGAGGATGCTGCGCGAGCCGAGCTCATCTCTCACGCGATGAAACGTCTGCGTGGACTGGCCCGCACCATGTTGCGGCAGAATCTGGCGGTCCAACGCTTTCAACAGACCGATGACGTGCTGCAGAATGCTCTACTGCGACTTAACAACGCGCTCAAGGCCGTTCGGCCGGAAGATTCAGACCGGTTCATGGGACTCGCAGCGACTCAGATTCGTCGGGAACTGATCGACCTGTGGAGACACCATTACGGACCTCTGGGAGCCGGAGGACACCACCATTCTGACCCGGGTCTTGTCGACTCACGCGGAATCGCCCGACCATTGTACGATCCGGGACGTGACGAACCGAGACCGAGTGAAACTCTTGCTATCCACGAGGCCGTCGATTTACTGACTGCCGATCAGCGGGAAGTGTTCGAGAAGCGTCTCTATCTGGAAATGACCCACGAAGAGATCGCTGTCGAGATGCACCTTTCCTTAAAAACCGTCAAACGCCGGTGGCGGGAAGCCAAACAACAGCTGGCTGTCCTGCTTGATCCCGACGCTGACGGCCATCAGGCAAGGAATGAGGGTTAACACCCGGCCGTATCGCTAACTCCTTCGGAGCGGAAGCGGTTTCTCTGGTATTTCGGTCCAGACCACGTCTGCTCGGTAACCAAGAGCCGCACAAAATCCGACGATCACCCGTTCTGCATTCTCACGTGCCTGTTGCTGATACTCAGGCGTTTCCGCAGACTGTCTCACAAGTTGCTGGGCCTGCTTCATCGCGGCATCGTGAACGGACGGGTCCGGTCCCCCGAACGCGATCAGCCCGTCGCTCTTCAGTTCGTACGTGAGTGACCCCTCGTGATCGACCCGTGACCATCGAACCGTAGGAGGGGAAAGCTCGATGCGAACTCTCTTTTCTTCCCCCTGCCCCTCAACCTGGGTGAGCTGTGCCAGTCGCAGGTCCGTGGCATACAAGGCATCTCCCTTGATCATCCAGGCTCCCTTGTGACCTCCCCAGAACCACGCGTCTCTGTGCGAGGTGTGCAAGACGGAAACCTGCAACTTCAGGGACGTCAGATCTCCAAGCTCCCGCACCCGGTCGATGGAAGGCCCTGTTGATTTTACGACGACAGGCGGTGGCTTCGGTCGGGGTTCTGGTACTCGAGAGCGAGCCGCTGCCAGTGTCGCTCCAGCAATCGTTATCATCCCAGCCAGCATGAGCAAATTTCGCATTTATTCCTCCCCTTATTATGTTGCAGATCCGAGGCGATCACAATTCGTCGCCGAACATGGGAGAAGCGTTCGCGATCAGGATTTCGGGTCAGTACTGGAGACGAAATTTCTGAAATTCTTAAAACATCCGGACTCAACACAGAGGTTGCCCTTCGGTTCCGTAGACCTTGATCCCCTTCCTCTTACTTTGCGGACGCGTTGCAGACCCCTGTTTTTCAGGGGGCTTTTTTTTGATCGAAGCTGAGAGAAGCGTTGGAGAATCCCCCCCTTTACCGTATTTACGGGGGGAATAACGGGGGGATCTGAAACCTTCGGTTTAGTCTTCGGTCTTATACGATCTGAGCATTCTCAATCGTTGCTGGCCACACTTCATTGGTCTACCACGACGGACTCGTGCGAGTGCCGGATTGGTCTCAGGCCAGTGTTGGTTACACTCTGGCGCGGGTCCATGGATCAGGCCAAGCTGTTGCGGATTGGTCTCAGGCCAGTGTTGGTTACACTCGGCCGGCCTGGTGGCCGACCAGGCTTACAGTTGCGGATTGGTCTCAGGCCAGTGTTGGTTACACTCAAGAGCTTCAAGAGCTTCGGACGTACTTAGTTGCGGATTGGTCTCAGGCCAGTGTTGGTTACACTATTGATCTGTACCACCGCTCGACGCTGCTTGTTGCGGATTGGTCTCAGGCCAGTGTTGGTTACACTTCAGCTTCTTCGCAGTTGCCACCGTTGAGTGTTGCGGATTGGTCTCAGGCCAGTGTTGGTTACACTTTGGAATCGTGACGGTTCCGCTGTTCTTCAGTTGCGGATTGGTCTCAGGCCAGTGTTGGTTACACTCGTGGCAGCTGGCGACATACCACCTCCCACGTTGCGGATTGGTCTCAGGCCAGTGTTGGTTACACTCAGGGTTGTTCGTGATCATGTCCGATATGAGTTGCGGATTGGTCTCAGGCCAGTGTTGGTTACACTTGCAGCTCCGGGTCATATACAATGTCTGTGTTGCGGATTGGTCTCAGGCCAGTGTTGGTTACACTACGTTGTTAGCCTAGGGGCGTGTGCCTCTGGTTGCGGATTGGTCTCAGGCCAGTGTTGGTTACACTAGAAGTCGCGCCCAGTCCTTCTCCGCATCAGTTGCGGATTGGTCTCAGGCCAGTGTTGGTTACACTTTGCTCAGAAGTGGGACGACTGGAGCAGCTGTTGCGGATTGGTCTCAGGCCAGTGTTGGTTACACTCTACAACCGCGTTACCTACCGCTTTCGAGTGTTGCGGATTGGTCTCAGGCCAGTGTTGGTTACACTCGACCTCTCTGGCTGCTAAGTTCTCTCTCCGTTGCGGATTGGTCTCAGGCCAGTGTTGGTTACACTTGCCCGCACTGCGGGAAGTTCCAGGAACTCGTTGCGGATTGGTCTCAGGCCAGTGTTGGTTACACTCTGTGGCGTGCTGCGTCCGTTCCCCTTGCGGTTGCGGATTGGTCTCAGGCCAGTGTTGGTTACACTTCTGCCTGCGGGAGGCGATTACGGGGCGGGGTTGCGGATTGGTCTCAGGCCAGTGTTGGTTACACTTTTCCATGGAGGGGCCGCAAGCGGCCAATGGTTGCGGATTGGTCTCAGGCCAGTGTTGGTTACACTCGCTCATACCGTGTTCGCCAACTCCTGATGGTTGCGGATTGGTCTCAGGCCAGTGTTGGTTACACTTGGTCAGGCCACCACTTGCGGATGCGGCTCGGTTGCGGATTGGTCTCAGGCCAGTGTTGGTTACACTCGCTCGTCCTCAAGACGCACGAGCTGGTGCGTTGCGGATTGGTCTCAGGCCAGTGTTGGTTACACTTGCGTGGTTGCTCGATAACTGGTACAGGCCGTTGCGGATTGGTCTCAGGCCAGTGTTGGTTACACTTGAGGCGGCGCGGGGTGTTCGTTGCCCCGCGTTGCGGATTGGTCTCAGGCCAGTGTTGGTTACACTGATCAACTCCGCAGGTGGTTACTTCTACGAGTTGCGGATTGGTCTCAGGCCAGTGTTGGTTACACTGCACCAGCCAGCCGGGGACGTTCCCCAGCTGTTGCGGATTGGTCTCAGGCCAGTGTTGGTTACACTCGACAAGCTGTTCCTGTTCTTCGACGATCCGTTGCGGATTGGTCTCAGGCCAGTGTTGGTTACACTTACGCCGGGGCGTTCGAGTATTCGACGATCGTTGCGGATTGGTCTCAGGCCAGTGTTGGTTACACTTTTAACCCTCAAGACACAACTGGAGGTGTCGTTGCGGATTGGTCTCAGGCCAGTGTTGGTTACACTCATTCGGGCGCCCGTGGTCGCGGTGGTTGGTTGCGGATTGGTCTCAGGCCAGTGTTGGTTACACTCGAGAGGAGCGGAGAGAGCGACTATGCGGCGTTGCGGATTGGTCTCAGGCCAGTGTTGGTTACACTATTCAACTCATCTTGCAGCTCTGCAATCTGTTGCGGATTGGTCTCAGGCCAGTGTTGGTTACACTGTCGGCCCTATGTGCAGGTCGACGGGCGTGTTGCGGATTGGTCTCAGGCCAGTGTTGGTTACACTTGTGAGTGTGTAAAGCGTGTGAGTTTGAGAGTTGCGGATTGGTCTCAGGCCAGTGTTGGTTACACTTGGAACGGATACGACTACCCGACTCATGTGGTTGCGGATTGGTCTCAGGCCAGTGTTGGTTACACTAAGGCGAACGACGGGCGATACCTGAAGTTCGTTGCGGATTGGTCTCAGGCCAGTGTTGGTTACACTGACGATGGCGGACTACAGCGACGACAGGCGGTTGCGGATTGGTCTCAGGCCAGTGTTGGTTACACTTACTTCCCCAAACGATGGACGATGGTTTATGTTGCGGATTGGTCTCAGGCCAGTGTTGGTTACACTTGTGGAAGACGATGTTCTATTAGCTAAAGAGTTGCGGATTGGTCTCAGGCCAGTGTTGGTTACACTTCGCGGTTGAGATCGAGATGAATGCGAGGGGTTGCGGATTGGTCTCAGGCCAGTGTTGGTTACACTTCCAGTGTCCTCTGCCCTTCTCAACGCCCCGTTGCGGATTGGTCTCAGGCCAGTGTTGGTTACACTGGAAGAGCGATTTGATGATGGCGTGGCGTTGTTGCGGATTGGTCTCAGGCCAGTGTTGGTTACACTGTACGGACGCTTATATCGACCCACCGATCGGTTGCGGATTGGTCTCAGGCCAGTGTTGGTTACACTTCGAGAGGTTGAGCGTCGAGTCGCACCATTGTTGCGGATTGGTCTCAGGCCAGTGTTGGTTACACTGACGTAGAGCCTGATTGCTGTGGATGTGGTGTTGCGGATTGGTCTCAGGCCAGTGTTGGTTACACTTCTGGTCGGAGATTCCCGCGACGGCTGATGGTTGCGGATTGGTCTCAGGCCAGTGTTGGTTACACTCGCCCAGGGGCGGTTTGTTCCGGTGGAATGGTTGCGGATTGGTCTCAGGCCAGTGTTGGTTACACTCGCTCCCTCTACGCCTGGAGTCAACGGCAGGTTGCGGATTGGTCTCAGGCCAGTGTTGGTTACACTCATCGTTTCAAAGCCCGCCTGGGCCGCTTGTTGCGGATTGGTCTCAGGCCAGTGTTGGTTACACTGGCTTCAGTCCACCTTTCACACAGTCTGTTGTTGCGGATTGGTCTCAGGCCAGTGTTGGTTACACTTGGTGGAGGATTTCAACGAGGCTTCGGGAGTTGCGGATTGGTCTCAGGCCAGTGTTGGTTACACTAACTTTGTTAGACGAGTTGTCGACTTCTTTGTTGCGGATTGGTCTCAGGCCAGTGTTGGTTACACTGCTTTGTGCCTGACGAAGGAGAAATGTACAGTTGCGGATTGGTCTCAGGCCAGTGTTGGTTACACTAAAGCGAGGTAGTATCTACTACCCGAAGCGTTGCGGATTGGTCTCAGGCCAGTGTTGGTTACACTTCACGACGGTATTCTTCGTCATACTCGCCGGTTGCGGATTGGTCTCAGGCCAGTGTTGGTTACACTCCGGAGGCCATAACCTCTGACCTAATGACGTGTTGCAACGTTTGAAGGTCAGAAAAACTGAAGCTGCTTCGGAGCGGATTCGGGAGGCTGGCGGACTTTTCCCCAGAAAATCCGCATTCGCTCGAACTGTTTATCTGTGATCGAAAAAACTCGCACCTCCCCATCGGGAGGGATGTGTCGTTCGATTCTGCGCGTGTGCACATCCGCATTTTCCTGGCTCGGGCAGTGTCGGGAGTAAACCGAGTACTGCATCATAACGAATCCGTCATTCAACAGAAACTTGCGAAACTCTGTGTAGTCTCTGCGCGCTTTGGGTGTGTCGGTGGGCAAGTCAAACATAACTATCACCCACATATTTCGATATCCGACGATGTGCATTGCTGAGGGATCTCCAGTTCGGCGCGTGGATCCTCCAGACAACGAACAAACGAAGCCAGATAGCGGTTCAACTGTACGAGTAGAGGCCCCTTTCCGTGGGAAACAGAGAACGCTTGCGTGAGACTTTCAAGAATCATCGATTTTGCATACCTATCCAGTTCGACATGCCCGGACGAATACAATTCACGTACCACCTGATCAACAATTGGACGTAACGGTTCAACGAGATCATCAGCGAGACAAAAGACATTGCTTCTGTGGATATGCTTTACACCGATCGACGGATGTAGCCCAGCAGCCACGATGGCTCGCGCTATCGCGGCTCGGTAAATGGCATACCCGTAGTTGAGCAAATTATTGGGAGCGTCTCCGTATCGACTCCGTCGGAATTCTTCTTGTTCCCGGAGGTCATGCAGCCAGCTTTGCCAATAGATTTTAGCAGCCTGGGCCTCGTGATTCTGAGGGTCACCCGTTCGCACTGTTCGCGCTAGCTCGACAAGGCGTTTTCGTGGTGCCGAATCGGCTTGAAGGTTCTCGGCTTGGCCGCTGATCTTGGATATGACGATCTGTTTCCAGATTCGCTTCTTTGTCGGAGCCGAGACATCGATCTGCAGCTTGAGTCGGGTTACAACCTGACTGTGATTTGGCAGGGGAAGCACCATTGAACTTGGATGATGAGCATCGTCACAAAGAACAACGACAGTCCCATAGGCACCTAATCTCACGAGAGCGTAATGGGAGAAGGTGGCCTGCTGATTATCCACTATCAGTACTCCCAGGTCTTCGCAGGGAATACGTCCAATCACTTTACCTTTAACGGTGATTTCCAGCTGTTCGTGTCGCACACGGAGATGCGCGGGAGTCTCTGAAATCTCGACGATCTGCTTAATCATCAGGCGGCTCACGTAGTCGAGGGATCGCCTCCATGCCTGACGGATATTACCTGACGATAACTGACAGCCGAGGGAGAGTCACGAACTAATCGCGTTTTAATCATTAGCCCAGCGGATCCGGCCCAATGGATCGACGGTCACCTTCCTCGCAACTAGAGTGTTTGGCATTTTCGAGACCTCTCCGATTTTGGAAGATGACTCGCCACCAGCGCAGTGATGCTTAAACCACATTTGTTTCGAAGTTGAAGCCGAACGAACGAGACGATACAGCAGTTCTTTTCCATCTTCCTCAACGAGTATTGACTCATTGTTGGAGAGGCTGAACAGGAACCTCGCATCAGGTCGTTCCGGGTGAATTCGCCTGATAAGAGGTTCACGATTCCGTAATCGATTTGCCGCCTCCAGCATCGTCACGAAGACAGCATCTCGCCGAATCCTGCCCTTGGCATCCGTAAACTCGAACAGGCAGAGATGGTGAGTGTTACCCGGCTTTACAAAAGCCTTGTCTCCACGGATCGGGACAACGGTTTCTTCGTTCTTCGTGATTCGCACCTTCTTGAGAGCGACTCCCTTTGCCCTATTCTTCCAGAGTGGCTCTTTCCAAACGTCGGCTGTCGGTTTGCGACTCGCTTTCCGTCCCGGAGTGATCCCAAACTCAGCCAGGCGTGCCACGATGATCTCTCGATCTCTGGAATCACGAATGCGGTCGACTTCCGCCATGGAAAGGTCTTCGACTCTCTTGCGTATCGTAAAAACGCCCGGAACACGAGTCCGACCGTAGAGAGTGTCCTCATGTAACTGCCCGGAAGCCTTCCGACGAACGCGATACGAGACATTGATGGCCCCGATCGCGTTCATGGCGGAATCTCGAAAAGATGGCCAGGGTTCGCCTAGACGCTTGGACGCCCTGACGGCATCTGGAAGATCACCTTCATATCCCAGTGCACGCGCATGTTCGAATCGAAAGACACGGCCAAGATTGTAGACCCGCTTCTTATCGGTGAGCGCCACCACTAAAGCATCTACAGCGTGATGACGCTGATCCAACCGATTCTTTTCTCCGGGAGCAAGCTCTTGAGCGGCTTCCCAGGCTGGGCTGTCCTCTAAGTCGGATAGTAGTGTTTCGAGGCCCCAGCGGCGACGAAGGATTGCCGTGTAACGGCCGCTGACAGGCTCAACATCCACTCCGAGGGATTGCAGATAGGTGCGGACCTGGGTTGTGATATATGACGTATCATTCAGCTGCCGAGCGACAAAGTCCGAGTCAACCTCCTTCTGAAGAAACCGTTTGAACTTCCGATACGGCAACTTCCGAGCACGCTGCACGATTTCTTCGTACCGTTTCGGATCTCTATCACCCAGCCATTGAAAGGGCGTTCGATCTCGCTTGTCGGCATTCGCTTTGCGAAAACAGACAACACGATTCATTCGGGAATTATCCTGGCTCTGCCAACGCGGAAGAATATGGTCGACATCAGTTTCAGCCGACAGCAACTGGGAGGGAGATATACTCTGCCCCGTGTAGATGCAGAGTTCGCCCTGCTCTCTCCAGAGAAGATACTTCTCGATGTCGCCGCGGCGGGCCTGCCCCTCTCCCAGATATCCCTCGATCCATTTCACAGCGGCAGCACGTCGTCCTTCATTCCGTCGCTGCTCCTTCACCATCTCGGCTCGCTGCCTCACGGACAGCTTTGCATCTCTCGCAAGTTCCAGGCGAATGCACTTCAGCGACTTCTGCTGACCGTGAACATGCTCGCGCAGAATCGCATTCACTACCGTGCGCACTTCGTGCAAAGCCTGCTGCACGATCGGATTGGTGACTTCGGGAGGGCTGTCGAGTCGAGGCACGCGTTCGAGATTTCGTTCCCAAGGTGCCGGATATCCAGCTTCTCGATATGCGGAGGGTATCGTTTCATCACGGGAATACAGAGGTAAACCCGCCTTAACATGCGGGAGAAGTCGTTTGATCGCTTTGAGCGAGTAGTTTCCGTATCCAGACTCCAATGGTGTCCGATTCAATAGTTTGTCAGCAAGACCTGTATCCAATCCGGCTTCCTGGAGCAGATAGGCCAACCGTGAGTGATCATCATCGATGATAGCCGCGACAATCCAGTTCCTCGTACGCTCATCGACCTTCCACCAGTCCTTACCGACAAGCTTGGTCCCAGCCAGAGCATGGTCGATCGGCATACCGTGCATCTTCGAACGCTCCGCACGCTCCAGATTGAAAGTCACATTATCTGGCGTGTCGAACAGATGCTTTCGAATCGCATCGAATGTCGCTTCCTTTCTCTTGGACAGATAGCGCAGCAGCTTCGTACGTTCTTCTTCGGTAAGAGGTCGTTCTTCTCGAGTTGAAACGTCGATGAGCCGCAGATTGTTCACCTCCTGGTAAAGTCGCATCTCCTGAACGCGTCGATCAGCCCTCGGTGCACGCGGCAACCGTGGTTCCAGCTCGCACGCACCGACCAAGCCAGTTGAGGGTGGTTGAATGGGACGCTGATAGAAAATCGTTTTCAGAATCTGCCGACGATTTGACTTCGTCAGCAGGTCGGGGTGAAAACGGCGCTGCGACTGCCAGATCCGGACGAATTCGTAGACGTACATCCGTCGTTGTGTATGCCTTCGACGGAGAGAATCGTTAGCATCGGGATCGGTCGGAACAGGAATTCTCTGAGATCGTTGGAGCGTGGGATCAATCTGATCGGCGAGATATTCCCCGAGTGTTCTCGCACCGCTCGAATTGATTGCTTTCTGTAGTTCGCTGATCTCAGCCAGCATCCCGCTGGTTTCTTTTTCGCGTTCTCTATCTGCCTTCCGATTCGACTTGAAACCACGCCGCTGATTCAGGTGAAGCAGCACCCGGCCCAACTCATGGGGCTCAAGTGGGGCATCCAAAGCTTTCTTTCGCAGGGAGTAGGGATCGGCTGCCTTGAAAGTGGACCGCTCCCAGTCGATCCGGTCGGGGGATTCTCGATCCTCGAGGGCGACGGACGGAAGCAGTCCCATCTCAATGAGCAGCCGGCGCAGAGCCTGCTTTCGTTTGGAACGTCTTCGCAGCAATCTGCGAGTTCCGCGGGCCAGACGTCGATCGGCATTCTTGGACTTCTCTCCGCTCTGCGTCGACTCCAATCCCATCGGAAAGATGCGAACCCCTGCAGCCTCGATCTGGTTGGTGTCGTCGTCGATCAACGCCCATCCGATGGAGTTGCTACCGATATCCAGCCCGAGCGTCATTTCAGTCATATAATCGTGCCTCAAGGGGTGTTAGTTCAGAGATCATGAATACATGAACAAAATACGTCTGACTTTGCAAACGAACCTCAAGCGGTCTTTCTCGCAAAGGCTTGACATATCTCAGTGAATGCGTATGCTACGTGACGTGTAACCAACACTGTCCTGAGAACACTTTTCGCAACAAAGATTCAATGTTCGCAGGCACTGCTCCACGGAGCATCCACCGCACCTCGCGAATTCGACGTGCGGTTTTTTCATGCGCTGATCTCTGCCGGATTTGGCCCTGAGCGGAAGGGCCTCAGCTTCTCTTAAACTGCGGCGCAGCCGTCCTTTCCCCGGACGAGGAGAATGCGCCGCCTGCTCGTTGATCTTGTGCGAAGATTCTTCTGAAAAATGTTTCAAGCTTGGCGGTTCGGCAAGTCGAAGATTTCTCCAAGGCATCTCGCGCCAAAAAGAACAAATAAGCATCCCACCTGTCCAGGCCCGCAGGAAATCAAATTGAATTAAGGGGACATCCTCAGGGATAGTCCGGGCAACTTCTAAACACGGGAATATCAAAGAATAGATTCTGCGAGATCGCATGCCTCAGGCCTGAAGGCCTTCGAGGCTCTTTGATTGTTTCTATCTCCCGTGGTTCTGTTGGAAGTTGTCATGCCGCATCGCAGTCCGGAAGGACCCGAATCTGAATTCTCCGTAGATGCTGCGGATGGAGCGAGCCGCCGGCGCCGAGGCGGCGAGCGAGTGAACGCAGCATCGGCTGAAGGGGCGAGATCAGGTAACACGCCCCTACACAGTAGCCAGGAAGAGTCTGAATGGGAGTCCTTAAGAGACACTTCCACAGTTGCGATTGACTGGTTGGAAACCGCCGGTGTCGTAGTCTGGTCGTCTCGAGCGGAAGAACGTCGAGATGGGCTCGAAGAAGCCGTTGAGATTGCTCGTGGCACTTCTCAGCCGCACCCGATCACACTCAACAACTACCGTTGCCTCGTTCATCC from the Rubinisphaera margarita genome contains:
- the cas9 gene encoding type II CRISPR RNA-guided endonuclease Cas9 (Cas9, originally named Csn1, is the large, multifunctional signature protein of type II CRISPR/Cas systems. It is well known even to general audiences because its RNA-guided endonuclease activity has made it a popular tool for custom editing of eukaryotic genomes.) gives rise to the protein MTEMTLGLDIGSNSIGWALIDDDTNQIEAAGVRIFPMGLESTQSGEKSKNADRRLARGTRRLLRRRSKRKQALRRLLIEMGLLPSVALEDRESPDRIDWERSTFKAADPYSLRKKALDAPLEPHELGRVLLHLNQRRGFKSNRKADREREKETSGMLAEISELQKAINSSGARTLGEYLADQIDPTLQRSQRIPVPTDPDANDSLRRRHTQRRMYVYEFVRIWQSQRRFHPDLLTKSNRRQILKTIFYQRPIQPPSTGLVGACELEPRLPRAPRADRRVQEMRLYQEVNNLRLIDVSTREERPLTEEERTKLLRYLSKRKEATFDAIRKHLFDTPDNVTFNLERAERSKMHGMPIDHALAGTKLVGKDWWKVDERTRNWIVAAIIDDDHSRLAYLLQEAGLDTGLADKLLNRTPLESGYGNYSLKAIKRLLPHVKAGLPLYSRDETIPSAYREAGYPAPWERNLERVPRLDSPPEVTNPIVQQALHEVRTVVNAILREHVHGQQKSLKCIRLELARDAKLSVRQRAEMVKEQRRNEGRRAAAVKWIEGYLGEGQARRGDIEKYLLWREQGELCIYTGQSISPSQLLSAETDVDHILPRWQSQDNSRMNRVVCFRKANADKRDRTPFQWLGDRDPKRYEEIVQRARKLPYRKFKRFLQKEVDSDFVARQLNDTSYITTQVRTYLQSLGVDVEPVSGRYTAILRRRWGLETLLSDLEDSPAWEAAQELAPGEKNRLDQRHHAVDALVVALTDKKRVYNLGRVFRFEHARALGYEGDLPDAVRASKRLGEPWPSFRDSAMNAIGAINVSYRVRRKASGQLHEDTLYGRTRVPGVFTIRKRVEDLSMAEVDRIRDSRDREIIVARLAEFGITPGRKASRKPTADVWKEPLWKNRAKGVALKKVRITKNEETVVPIRGDKAFVKPGNTHHLCLFEFTDAKGRIRRDAVFVTMLEAANRLRNREPLIRRIHPERPDARFLFSLSNNESILVEEDGKELLYRLVRSASTSKQMWFKHHCAGGESSSKIGEVSKMPNTLVARKVTVDPLGRIRWAND